The genomic stretch AAGGAGGGTGCCTACGGACTGCATGGAGGGCGCTGAGCTTTTGGGcggaaagcaaagcagaagtgaTTGCTGGGTTATTTTAtgatattatatattatataattattgCAGTGAAGGCCTTTATggtgggctggggctgagcacgCTGCCCGGGCGCTgcgctctgctgctggcaggggtcaggctgcagggacagaCTGGAGAGGGGTGTGGAGCTGCACAGTGCCACAGACCTACCAGGGGACTGCTGCAGGGTTTAAATCCTGATAGAATCAGTGGAAATGACCGGGAAtgctctgaaggaaaaaaaaaaaaaataatccattagGAATATGGTTTGGTGCAGCCCCAGGATCCCACGCATGCTGCTGGCACATGCTGCTGGCAGGCGGGTGGCTGGGTGCTGTCATAACCACTGCGTGGTGACTCCCAAACAGATGTGTCGATAATCAGGTCCGTAGAACTCATCACGTGTCCAGCTTGGAGTTCTGGTACAGACCGAAACCTTTAAGAGTAGAAAGGAAATGTTCTGCGGGTCATGAAATTCACTCTGTGCCATGGTGGTGATGGAATAAAGCTGTGGCTGAACAAGATGGTGCCTTCTAATGGGacttcagaggggaaaaaagcgAGGATGGTAGCGAGGCGCCTCGGATTTATTGGAATACAGCCTCCCCTCGTTACTTAGTGCAGCAGTCAGTCTGTGCTGGGGCAGTAGCTCACTGCAATGACTTCGCTGCCATGACTTGTGAGCGTTTCTGCTTCTTAATTGGGACGTTTGCCTGAGAAACAGCTGATCcgcagaaacattttctttttatgacaTTGTATTCTAAATCCGTAGAgatgttgttgggttttttttggtccCGCAATGCATTTTCACAAGGGAGTTAGGAAGCCTGACAGGCACGGAGCCACCGGCCCCGGGCACGCACCACGCCGTGGTGGCGGCAGGCAGCTCCGCGCTCCGCCGGGCGCTCCTTCCCACGGAGCCCGGGGATGGCGGGGCCGGGAGGGNNNNNNNNNNNNNNNNNNNNNNNNNNNNNNNNNNNNNNNNNNNNNNNNNNNNNNNNNNNNNNNNNNNNNNNNNNNNNNNNNNNNNNNNNNNNNNNNNNNNNNNNNNNNNNAGCTCGGCGCCGCGGGGCCGTGCGGGTGCGGAGCGGGGCTCGGCCGTGCCGCCGCGCAGCGTCACTGGGATGGGGCTCGGAGGGGAGCCCGGCGTCGCCCGCGCGCTTCTGGACGGAGGGAGCCCCTCTTCGGCGCAGGGCAGCTGAACCCGCTCGCCGCCGAGCGGATCGCCGGGACGGGATTCTTTCAATTCGCAGGAACGCCGCTTCCTCGTGCGGAGCGCGGCCGTCGGCCGTGGATGTTACAGTAGCTTCCCGCGGACGCGGGGCGGCCGGGCGGCTTTGGCCGTCGGGGAGGAGCCGGGCCCCGCGGCGTGCGATGGATTGAGGCGCGCCCGCCGCGGCCCCATCGATGCGATGGGAAATCGGGGGCTGCTCTGCACGCTCTGCTCCCTGGTGCTGCACGCGCCGCTGCTGCTCGGCGTCACCGGTGAGTGGGGGCTCGGCCGGGGCGCAACGGGGCGGCTCTGGCGCGGCGCGGAGCCCCGGGGCGGGCGGCTGCGGGACGGCGCTcccgggcccggcccggctgcGGCGCGCCGCCCGCTAACCGGCCTCGTAACGATGTGTTCCCCTCCCAGCCACCTTCACCGAAGTTCCCAAAGATGTGACTGTTAGGGAGGGAGACGATATCGAGATGCCTTGCGCTTTCCGAGCCAGCGGATCCACCTCTTACTCCTTGGAGATCCAGTGGTGGTACCTCAAGGAACCGGCTCGAGAACTCGCACACGAACTGGCCGTCAGCAtccctggcagcaggagcaaggtAACGGGCGGGACGTGGCCGAGAGAGCCGGGAGAGAAGCGGCGGGCGCGGAGGCAGCCGCGAGCAGGGGGGAGCGCGGCCCCCGGGGAAGGGGGGAATTCACCGTAGGAATATAAGGACAGCGCCTTAAGGGCTGTAACTAGGAAACCTCGGTGTCCGGCTTTGAAACCGGCAGCGAGGGTTCGGGCGAGGCGGCTGGAGGTAGCGGGGCTGGAGGCGCGGGCAGCGCGTTGAGCTGGGAATCCCCGCACGCGGCGAGAGCTCTGCCGGCAGCCgcgggagcggcgcggggcagCGCTGTGCCGATGCGCGTATCCCGGGATGCGGGCGTGCACCTGCGTCTGGAGCTCGGCGAGCCGTTTTCACGCAGTCGGgtgcagaaattaaaatgcatgaaGTAGCGTTAAATTTCGCGTGTCCCCTCCCCCTAGCGAGCCTCTAGGCTCGGGGGTAGGCGCCGTTCTGAACGCTCCGCCGCGTTTCCCCGGAGCAGCTGGATCGCCCCGCGGCCCCCGCCCCAGTCCGAGGCCCCGGGGCGGTGCcggcggggggcggccggggccggggggcCGCTCCGCTCCCGGCTCGGGTACCGCTCGTTTTCCTGCAGCGCTCCGATCGAGATGCGCAGCTACGGGCGCTGAGCTACCGCGGTGCCGCCTGGATGGGGAAAGTGTAACTCGGCCGTCAGGCGGGAGGTAAATCGCTCGGATTTAACCTCGTAGAAAAGCCGCGAGTTGCTTTCGCCATAAATGATGGCGGGGTGCGCGCGGAGCTGGTGGTATCGCTCGAGTTTTACGGCACTTGGCGGGGACAGCCGAGCAGCGGAGGGCGAAGCGCTCGGTGCGAGCAGCGGGGCCGTGCGGCGGGCTGCGGTCCCCGGGCCGGCGCTGCCGCGGGGCGGAGCGTTTCGCAGCGCGGTGCCGGGGGCCGCCCGCGGGCGCTGGGCGGTGCCGCGGCGGGGGAAGCGCCTCCGTGCGTACCGCCGGGACGGCCCGGGCTCTGCCTCCCCCCGTGCCACGGGCGGGGAACGTCGGATCTACTTGTCCGTGTagcggggagggagggagcgcCGCTCCGCGTGCCGCCGGGGCGGGCTGTGACCTCTCCTCTTTTCTGTTCCTCAGGTGGCGAACAAGGACGCGACGAAGATCAGCGTAAGTGCAGCGGGCGCAGCGCGCACCCCGTCCCGCCCCGACCCCACCGCCGGCACCGCCCGGTCTGCTCGGCCCGGCCGCGGCGCCGCTCCCTCCGAcccgggggggggagggagagggaggggaaggggcagcCTCTGCCGCCCCAGCGCGGGGCCGGACTCCGCTGCGCGCGGCcgaggggggtgggggggcgcggggcggggccggcgcCGCAGCTGAGGCTCCGCTCTCTTGCAGACGGTCCGCGTGCAGGGCAACGACATCTCGCACCGGCTGCGGCTGTCGGGCGTGCGGCGGCAGGACGAGGGCGTCTACGAGTGCCGCGTGGCGGACTACAGCGACGACGAGACGCAGGAGCACAAGGCCCAGGCGCTGCTGCGCGTCCTGTCCCGCTTCGCTCCGCCCGACGTGCAGGCGGCCGAGGCGGTGTCCCACATCCAGAGCGGGGCGGCCCCTCGCCGCCACGGCCNNNNNNNNNNNNNNNNNNNNNNNNNNNNNNNNNNNNNNNNNNNNNNNNNNNNNNNNNNNNNNNNNNNNNNNNNNNNNNNNNNNNNNNNNNNNNNNNNNNNNNNNNNNNNNNNNNNNNNNNNNNNNNNNNNNNNNNNNNNNNNNNNNNNNNNNNNNNNNNNNNNNNNNNNNNNNNNNNNNNNNNNNNNNNNNNNNNNNNNNNNNNNNNNNNNNNNNNNNNNNNNNNNNNNNNNNNNNNNNNNNNNNNNNNNNNNNNNNNNNNNNNNNNNNNNNNNNNNNNNNNNNNNNNNNNNNNNNNNNNNNNNNNNNNNNGGCTGTGCCCGGcgggccgtgccgtgccgtgccgtgccgtgccggcGCTGCGTTGCGGCTGCGGGGCCGGCGTACCGTGCTGCACGCTGATGGCAGCGGCGTCCGGGGCGGCCTCCTGCTGTGCCCGAGGAACTCGGTTTCTTTTTCACGCAGAAGTTGTGTGTCGCGGTGACGCGTGCAAGGCAAAGCGGGCGTTCCTGAGCTCCGCTGACGGGGCCCGGGGGCTCACCCGGAGCTCCGCTTCCTTTTGCCGAGCTCGCTGACCGCAGGCGAATGAAGGCAGTGCCGCGAGCCGTTCTCCCGCGGGAAGGAGCTGTGCCCCCGGGCCCGGCGCCGGTTCGCGTCTCCCTGTCCCCCCGACACGGGGCTGTGTCGGGGCTCTCCGTGCCGGCCGCAGCGGTCGTGTTGGGGATCCGCGGCCACGAGGCGCTGGCGGCTCGTGCACACCGGCCTCGGGCGGTGCGGCTGCCGGCCGCGCGTTGGGGACGGGGCGCGGCTGCGCCGTTTCTGGGCTGCGTTGAATACCGAAAATAAAACGCAAGTGTTACGGTCGGCAAGGGAGATAACGGAGAGATAAGAAGCGGTGAACGAGGTGGCGGAATGTAGGAAAGCGTTTTGTGGGGATTCCCAGATGGAGAGCGATGCTGAGGGCCGCGCAGTGGTGAAGCTGGGGCCgcctgctgtgcagtgctgccgGCACCGCTGCTGCTCCGGGAGAGCGCAGGGCGTGGGGCTCTCGCTCGGGGCAGCGAAGTAAGGTGTGAAACCTCTGCGCTGGGGAGATAACTCCGTTCGTGCTTTTGCTGTAGATTTCTGTGAAAGCAGTGTCTTTTTATACAGCTTGAAGCAGGCACCTCGAGTGACTTGTGCTTGAGCTCCCTGGCGTTTCCTTATCCCTGGCAGCTTGGAGCTCCCGTTAAGTGCCTGCAGACAAAACCACGGCCCAGCTCAGGAGCTGGCACTGACAGGTGGCATTGCGGCACACAGCACCTGCTCGGTGCTGGGCAGCCAAgagctgtccccatccctggtgtGATGGACTGGGGGGCCGGGTGCTCCGTGCGGTGGCTGGGTGTGCAGAGGGCTGCATTGCCCCAGGGTGCGATGTGCCCAGGTAACGACACGTGGATATAGCACCTGTGTGGAAGCCTGCGGTAAGGATTCGTGGGGATGTGGCGCATTTCTGTAAGGAAATGGAAGATCGGGTGACTGTGTCACTAATGGGTTGAGCGCTAAacttcaaaatgctttaaaaggaaacagcatCATCAAGCTTCGGAGCTTCCTGTTTGTACGGCAAGGTGgtgttctgcagagctgctctagGTGCAGTCATTAACTTTCTCTGTGGAGAGGGCCGTCATTACAGAACGTGCTTTCGGTCTCGTTCTTCACACTGGAAGGCCCATCGGAGCTGGGCAGTGTGTTTCCCGCAGAGCGGGACCATGGGATGAAACCAGGTGGGGcccgtggggctgcagggcctggTCCTGCGCTGGCTGTGCCCGTGCACCACGGTGTGCCTGGCTCCTCGGCGTGGGCCGAGCTCAGTGACAGATCGGTGCTTGCACACCTATGTGTAGTAACTGAATCATCTGATGTAGTTACTCAGAACTCTTCAGCATTATAAGTCCTTCCTCTGTACAGAAGCAGAAGCGGGCTAAGTGCTGGGTCTGCCGCTGGTGACAGAGAACACAGTGCTAAAGCTAACGGCGTGGCACTGGCCGCCATGTCCCTGATTAACTGGGATCTAATCCTGTTTGCATTGTAGCAGAACCCTTCCCAATGTGTTCAGTGCAGCAAAGTAGGGGCTCTCTGTGCTGTATTCCAACAAACGTGTTGACAGACTAAATGCTGCTTTCAGGTGTGCTCCTGTTGGCTTCAGCAGCAATCCCAGCATGCATGCTTGTGGAGGAAGGTGATTTTCACATCTTCTTGTTGAACCGAAGCATGAACTGATCAGAATAAATGTGCCTGTCAACAAGATGCCCTAAAGAGCAGAGTCCCACCTGACGGACCAGGCCATAAATGGAAGACCTGTAGTGTGGGACAAGCGCTCCGATACCgtgtttggtttaaaaaaaagtgatcagTATCATTATAGTGTGCAAGGGAACAGATCCGAGGTGGCAGGCTGCCCGCTGTGCCAGGAGTATTGCCTACACAAGTCGTGTTCTCTGCTTAAGCTATAGCATAAAACCTGAGCGCTGTGATCGCGTGCGACAGGAAAAGatcactgcagctctgccagtAAGGCAGGCTGGCATGCAAAACGAGCATGTTCCCTGGCCTGCAGGGAGGCTGAGTCTGCTGGTAAGCTTGATGCTTTTTGTACCGTTAAGAGAAGGAGTGCTCCTACGTGAAAGGACAAATGTAGCTTTCAATTTAAATATTCGTATGAGGATTTAATCTTTTGCTGTAGGGAAAGTCTGGTGAGCAAGTGAAGGGCTGGATATGGTGTTTGCGACTTGGAAAGTGTTCTTAGATCACACTGGTAAGAGCATCACTGAGCTGAGTGTCCCAGGAGGAGGAGCGAGCAGCGGGCTCATCACATGCGTGGCGGCGAGATTAAATAGGAAACAGTGATTCCAAATCTCACAAACATGACCAAGGCACTGAACTTTGGAGCCATCTTCGTTATCTGATAGTGAAATAAcaaacaagtattttctttcatgctgcCCTTCTGGGGGCGAACTGGCTGctaggtcgctctgaaagtaatgcctcctatttatttccatagaaactacaacagatacaaagagcacaatggcACTGTTTGATAGTGCAcattctcagatacaaaatgctgttgttcAACATAGtgaccaccattagctgtgcattgttgccagcaatgaacaggagctgtaccagtggaggtgacacactGTTGCCACTACTGTAAGCGTTCAGTaaacactgatgaatgtcagtgggtgcagttttttccacatggaggaatgcagtgacacatctttgcttcatccatgctcccatgtcagatgccattctgtcagattgcccctctgctgccatctgtcacacagcagcaacgTGTCATGGAATATGGGTGGGcaggttcagcctctgctgccccagcaccaccatccacctctgatgtcatgggctaacataataaaacaggaggcattactttgggaGCGGCCCTCGTATATGCTGCCAAATGGTCTCCAAAATGAGTGCTGTGTATTGGCTGGGggcaatttttaatttaacttctGAGCAGAATGCAGATCAGACGGTGCAGCTTCCAAATtcccttttatttgtttgatcTCCAGCCACAAAGCTCTGAAGTGAaggctttaaataaaataaacaaagatgGGAGTGTGAAATAAGAAACTGTGCTTCATTATGCTTAGAGTGCTCTAGGAAGGACACTGAGAAACTCATGTGTAATGCAGAGATGAAATGTTCAcagcaaggaggaaaataagTCTTTGCTTCGTGCGTCCCCTGCCCCCCAAAGCCTTTCATTTCGTGTCTGTGGCAGAACAGGGCGGCTCCTGGGCCCGGCCCTGTTCTGTGGTTCCTGTGCGGGGGCAGCTCCTGGTGGTGCTTGGAACACCCAGCGGAGCATGGCCGTGCCTTGAGGCTGCAGACCTCATGCTGGGAGCACGGGAATTACTCGGCTTCCACGGGCTGGGAAGCAGCGGgtgtgttttgttctgctgcagagACAGGAACACAAAGAAGCACGCTGTTCCTCGAGGACGAGGAGCTGGGCCTTGTTGGAGGGCTGCGGTTGAGTTGGGATTCACTTCCATTGGGTTTGGGTCCAGGGCTGTCCTGGATTCGTCAGAATGTGAGCGGCTGTGCACGCTGGTCGCAGAAGCAGCCAGGGCAGCTCGTGTGTTTGATGGATGTGCCTTGCAGAACGCAGCCCCACAGGGAAGGCTGTTCTGTTGTACCTCCCGGCCCTGCACTGCCTGGGCCTCCTTCGCTCCCCCTGTGCTTTTCCTGAGACCGTCCGTGAGCTCgcactctgctgctgtttgtagATAAATGCAACCGGGGCAgctcacattttcctttgcGTTAAATAAAGGAGCAGAACAGGGCACCGTAACTGAGTTATCAGGCTGACCTCCTAAATGTCACTGGATAATAAACACGCAAAAAGAATTCTCATTAAATACACATCACTAGCACTTCAATATCTGGGCAAATTAGACTCCTTTGGGGACAAGTGAGGTCAAAtatcttttgtgtgtgtgtgcagtatGGAGTAATTCTTGAACTGGACAAAAGCgcaaactgcagcagcatcacCTCACCATGTAGGGCAGAACCGAGCCGTGCCGGGCTGGTTCTGAACGGTGGCAATGCAGTTTATTTGAGTCACCTCCTTTGAGTGGGTTGCACTTGTTCCCCAGAGGGACGGGACAAACTGCACTGCCCTATTTGGTGAAAGCCTGCGTGGTGTCCGTGCAGGAATTTGAGTATTGTTTGAACTTCTCTAATGTATTCAAGttacagatgagaaaatactaaaaaaaagaaatgactgaaCGTTACATTCAGGAGCATTCCAAGCCATTCTGATGAATGAGGCTGCTGTACCTAAAGCTGCTCTAGATGTGGGTACATTCATTTGTGAGGGAAAAACTGAAGCTGATATGAAGAAACTGGGTGCACCTGCGTGACTTTGTGTGTGaacaaacagcattttggaTGGGCATATCCATGCATTGCTGGGTTTCTTAGATAACCTTGGCAAGATGGAGTCTGAGGGTGAGtaccagcagcaggctgtgtaGTTGGCAAGACAGGCAGTAATTGTTACATCTTCACCGCCAGGGATGCCGCTGTGCTGGCGTGTAATCTAACACTTGAGCTGTGTGGTGGATTGTGGAGCTCCCTGATGTTCTAACGGTGTGCTCAGCAGTCACTGCACCAAGGAATGCTGGGGCAGTCTCAGTGGAACGAGTTTGAGAAGGCCATCACCGGCACTGGTCTGTAGTTGAGAAGCCAACAAGGccaaagctgcaggagctgcatcTCACCACGGTCCCGTGAAGGTGACGCCTGGGATCTGACAGGACTGCGGGCAGTAAGAGGGGTTGGATTTAGCGTGCTGAAGCAGAGGGAATGCTGGCAGGTTTGCtactgctgtttattttgtgtttttttaaattagataaTGGCAGACCAGCACCCTTTGTCAATAATAAATAGTTCAAGTGGGTTTGTATTGGAAAAAACAGAGTTGTCACTGGAACGGTATTATTTGTCACAACAGCGGTTAACAACCGAGTATTTTATATTGCCAGGCTGTTATCAGCTGGGAGGCAATTTTAttagcaggaaagcagcagtttggcagggcagcagctgtgctccaCGGAGAAGTCAGCGTGAGTGCTGAGCGCGGGTGGCTGTGCCCGGCGTCGGGGCGAGGAGCTGGCGGGGCGGCTGGCTCCGGCCTGGGGCAGGGCCGTGCACAATGCCCCGAACAGACACCGGCTTCTGGGAGGGTTGGTTCGTTGCCTGCTGGTCACACCTAGAGTTCCCCTGCTATTTGCACTGCTTAATGCATCTTAAAATCGCATTTATAACCTGCATCACTTTCAGGCCCGGGAGCTCGGGAGCTTACACACAGGAAGGCCCAGAAGAATACCCCCTGTCCACAGCTGCTCCCCTGCTGTGAAGTTGTACCTCCCTGCGGCCCAGGGCATGGCAGTACCTTCAGTGAGCTGCTAGCTAGCAGTCAGCGAGGTGGGCAGGGGCTGAGCAGCTGGGGGGGGACACCCACAACGCCCCTGCTGGCGTCCAGCAGAAAGGCCATCCCTGGGTACAAGTGACGGGCTCTGCTTTTTTCGGGTACCTGCTCTCAGtacagcatttttcttgcatCATCGTGTTCTCTGCTAATACACTTAGCTCTGTTCTTTAAGTACGGACCggatagggtttttttttttttttgttaaaaataaaattaaaaaaaatccttagatAATCTGCACTTGGATCTGCTTAGCTTTAGTAATTCTGATTGGAATAATAATTGTAACTACATTGGCAGCTTGCTGCTAATCCTGCTCAACTCAAAAATGCTCTAAAAACAGTGAAGTGAGAACTCTTATGTCTTGCTCTGCACATTGGGGttgcaa from Numida meleagris isolate 19003 breed g44 Domestic line chromosome 10, NumMel1.0, whole genome shotgun sequence encodes the following:
- the VSTM2B gene encoding V-set and transmembrane domain-containing protein 2B (The sequence of the model RefSeq protein was modified relative to this genomic sequence to represent the inferred CDS: added 47 bases not found in genome assembly), whose protein sequence is MGNRGLLCTLCSLVLHAPLLLGVTATFTEVPKDVTVREGDDIEMPCAFRASGSTSYSLEIQWWYLKEPARELAHELAVSIPGSRSKVANKDATKISTVRVQGNDISHRLRLSGVRRQDEGVYECRVADYSDDETQEHKAQALLRVLSRFAPPDVQAAEAVSHIQSGAAPRRHGPAGRATPPPGPGPGKR